In one window of Danaus plexippus chromosome 7, MEX_DaPlex, whole genome shotgun sequence DNA:
- the LOC116770782 gene encoding telomerase Cajal body protein 1 homolog: protein MEEDFILENNDENCETSHMDTEETDIFTYPTLFSSKSLVELCNSSWSRSQNAKQNVQPYLRGCKWSPDGTCCLTVVNNDGVHVTELPRDLYSGSISPDRTINILDSVIHVKEAGLVYDFCWYPGMNSSIPETCCWLTTRQNAPLQFWDAFDGSLRCSYRGFNAVDEMEPALSVTFNSEGDRIVAGYKKYLRTFDVERPGRDFAEHKINSPASCFATHDNLLAMGSWNTTITLYNISEFGTYKSIGKMHGHSGGVTHLKFTQDGQKLVSGARKDHRLLIWDIRYYQRPLNVLSRVVDTNQRIYFDISPCGKYLVTGGTDGVIKVWDADNIDWINRLDATDDKDNATYRFPLHKDCCNSLSIHPLRPILATGSGQYHFEDPAQDLEENFGVQEDITETDKGLRNDKYSKIAENSLGFWWIGDIPQVT from the exons ATGGAAGAAGACTTTATATTAGAGAATAATGACGAAAACTGTGAAACTTCTCACATGGATACAGAAGAAACAGATATTTTTACGTATCCTACTCTGTTTAGTAGCAAATCCTTAGTAGAATTGTGCAACTCTTCTTGGTCGAGATCTCAAAACGCGAAACAGAATGTGCAGCCCTATTTAAGGGGATGTAAATGGTCTCCAGACGGTACTTGCTGTCTCACAGTGGTTAATAATGACGGGGTTCACGTAACAGAGCTACCAAGAGATCTTTATTCTGGATCCATATCCCCTGATcgaacaattaatatattggatTCGGTTATTCACGTTAAAGAGGCAGGTCTTGTCTATGATTTCTGTTGGTATCCTGGTATGAACAGTAGCATACCTGAGACTTGctg TTGGTTGACCACTCGTCAGAATGCACCACTGCAGTTTTGGGATGCTTTTGACGGTTCTTTGAGATGTTCATACAGAGGCTTCAATGCAGTGGATGAAATGGAGCCAGCACTCTCGGTCACATTTAATAGTGAGGGGGATAGAATTGTAGCTggatataagaaatatttgagaACTTTTGATGTCGAAAG accAGGAAGAGATTTTGCAGAGCACAAGATCAATTCACCGGCTTCTTGTTTTGCTACACATGATAATCTATTAGCTATGGGCTCATGGAATACAACTATAACTTTATACAATATCAGTGAATTTGGAACATATAAGAGTATTGGGAAAATGCATGGCCACTCAG gGGGTGTCACTCACTTGAAGTTTACTCAAGATGGTCAAAAATTAGTGTCGGGAGCGAGAAAGGATCACAGGCTACTCATTTGGGATATTCGTTATTATCAAAGGCCGCTGAATGTATTAAGTAGAGTCGTTGACACAAACCAAAGGATATATTTCGATATATCACCATGCGGCAAATATTTGGTTACCGGAGGTACGGATGGTGTGATAAAAGTATGGGACGCAGATAACATTGATTGGATTAATAGATTAGATGCTACCGATGACAAAGATAATGCTACATACAGG tttccGTTGCATAAAGACTGCTGCAATAGCCTGTCAATACATCCGTTAAGACCAATATTAGCTACCGGCTCTGGTCAATATCATTTCGAGGATCCTGCCCAGGATTTGGAAGAGAATTTCGGAGTACAGGAAGACATTACTGAGACTGATAAAGGGTTAAGAAATGATAAATACTCAAAAATTGCTGAAAATAGCTTAGGGTTTTGGTGGATTGGGGATATTCCTCAAGTAACTTAG
- the LOC116770875 gene encoding elongation of very long chain fatty acids protein 7-like isoform X2, with the protein MKCLKLSFVDRWPLMEPNDMAFIIAIYLVFVFKIGPMLMEKRMPFQLKGFLVFYNGFKVVNSSILSYKFLIYIMEKGLFPRRCDYDVNTLYVIAILYWKYLITKIIDLFDTIFFVIRKKRSQVTFLHVYHHVFMVIITWCSLKYDPSDHWAFMAIMNCVVHVIMYIYYGISAMGPNYTKYLWWKKYLTMLQLVQFVLVIGHVIIQTSTTECPMGTGTYWIGLANLGLFLCLFTDFYSKRYIYKNKNTTFVCSKSSD; encoded by the exons atgaaatgtttaaaat tAAGTTTCGTGGATCGATGGCCGTTAATGGAACCGAATGATATGGCATTTATAATTGcgatatatttagtttttgtctTCAAAATAGGACCTATGTTAATGGAAAAACGTATGCCTTTCCAACTAAAAGGATtccttgtattttataatggcTTCAAAGTTGTAAACTCAAGCATTCTATCTTATAAG tttcttatttatataatggaaAAAGGATTGTTCCCAAGAAGATGTGATTACGatgtaaatactttatat GTAATAGCAATACTCTATTGGAAGTACTTGATCACGaagataattgatttattcgatactatattttttgtgattcGTAAGAAACGATCGCAGGTTACATTTCTACATGTTTATCATCACGTTTTTATGGTGATTATAACGTGGTGTTCTCTGAAATACGATCCATCTGACCATTGGGCTTTCATGGCTATCATGAACTGTGTTGTACACGtgataatgtatatatactatGGAATATCCGCCATGGGGCCTAATTATACGAAGTATCTATGGTGGAAAAAGTACTTGACTATGTTGCAATTA GTTCAATTCGTGTTAGTAATAGGACATGTAATTATTCAAACATCCACAACGGAATGTCCCATGGGAACTGGTACTTATTGGATTGGTCTTGCCAACCTTGGATTATTCCTGTGCCTATTCACGGATTTCTACAGCAAgcggtatatatataaaaataaaaataccactTTCGTCTGTTCCAAAAGCTCGGACTAA
- the LOC116770875 gene encoding elongation of very long chain fatty acids protein 7-like isoform X1, giving the protein MSWCFKMSLPLPKGHLSFVDRWPLMEPNDMAFIIAIYLVFVFKIGPMLMEKRMPFQLKGFLVFYNGFKVVNSSILSYKFLIYIMEKGLFPRRCDYDVNTLYVIAILYWKYLITKIIDLFDTIFFVIRKKRSQVTFLHVYHHVFMVIITWCSLKYDPSDHWAFMAIMNCVVHVIMYIYYGISAMGPNYTKYLWWKKYLTMLQLVQFVLVIGHVIIQTSTTECPMGTGTYWIGLANLGLFLCLFTDFYSKRYIYKNKNTTFVCSKSSD; this is encoded by the exons atgtcttggtgttttaaaatgtctctACCGCTGCCAAAAGGCCATC tAAGTTTCGTGGATCGATGGCCGTTAATGGAACCGAATGATATGGCATTTATAATTGcgatatatttagtttttgtctTCAAAATAGGACCTATGTTAATGGAAAAACGTATGCCTTTCCAACTAAAAGGATtccttgtattttataatggcTTCAAAGTTGTAAACTCAAGCATTCTATCTTATAAG tttcttatttatataatggaaAAAGGATTGTTCCCAAGAAGATGTGATTACGatgtaaatactttatat GTAATAGCAATACTCTATTGGAAGTACTTGATCACGaagataattgatttattcgatactatattttttgtgattcGTAAGAAACGATCGCAGGTTACATTTCTACATGTTTATCATCACGTTTTTATGGTGATTATAACGTGGTGTTCTCTGAAATACGATCCATCTGACCATTGGGCTTTCATGGCTATCATGAACTGTGTTGTACACGtgataatgtatatatactatGGAATATCCGCCATGGGGCCTAATTATACGAAGTATCTATGGTGGAAAAAGTACTTGACTATGTTGCAATTA GTTCAATTCGTGTTAGTAATAGGACATGTAATTATTCAAACATCCACAACGGAATGTCCCATGGGAACTGGTACTTATTGGATTGGTCTTGCCAACCTTGGATTATTCCTGTGCCTATTCACGGATTTCTACAGCAAgcggtatatatataaaaataaaaataccactTTCGTCTGTTCCAAAAGCTCGGACTAA